The following are encoded together in the Penicillium digitatum chromosome 3, complete sequence genome:
- a CDS encoding Arrestin-like, N-terminal — protein sequence MSANIILDSRHTHYTNLDFLKGKVVLQLPTETAIGAIQVKLECESRTRLSGPKNPQNAHSDKKRTELEVHKILYKVATVFPTPGVMQKGSPTPAYTFAAGSYEYPFEFKFPFNNSCSTANSMLTNLNFSGLKVEVAKDTNRHVRKTLPPSLSGFPGVADIKYFVKATVIRPQFYKENIRSIVPLNFLPIEPPRVGNPNEETYARRQHQFPKMHVPHKKKSIFSRGSSAPRISYAEPPRVSVDARLPNPSILTCNEPVPLRLIAKRLTEGPDVIFLQMLQVELISFTKILAHDLNRTEINSWLIMSRSNLSIPLGRPEDPVGTDWTIDPNLWNRSPLPNSVAPSFETCNIERSYELEIRLGLTYGVQPQLSVLPLRLPVRVFSGIAPPQALLDAMAAASLQSSASKMKPQPSLPIEAGNSRPPVPPRPTGEPVPVNSGDIYDDAPPSYEDTMGDHLSPVDGPRRDPTGQGA from the exons ATGTCCGCAAACATCATCTTGGACAGCCGCCACACCCATTATACAAATTTGGACTTCCTCAAGGGCAAGGTTGTGCTACAGCTACCGACTGAAACAGCCATTGGGGCAATCCAGGTCAAACTGGAGTGTGAGAGCCGCACCCGTCTATCCGGTCCCAAGAATCCCCAAAATGCGCACTCGGATAAAAAGCGAACTGAGCTTGAGGTTCATAAG ATCTTGTACAAGGTTGCTACCGTCTTCCCGACACCGGGTGTGATGCAGAAGGGATCCCCTACGCCTGCATATACCTTTGCCGCAGGGTCATATGAGTACCCTTTCGAATTCAAG TTTCCCTTCAATAATTCGTGCAGCACCGCCAACAGCATGCTCACCAATCTAAACTTTTCTGGGTTAAAAGTCGAGGTAGCTAAAGACACCAACCGACACGTCCGAAAGACCCTCCCACCGTCTTTAAGCGGGTTTCCGGGCGTAGCAGATATCAAATATTTCGTCAAGGCCACAGTCATCCGGCCGCAGTTCTACAAAGAAAACATCAGATCG ATTGTGCCTCTGAATTTCCTTCCAATTGAGCCACCAAGAGTCGGGAATCCCAATGAAGAAACCTACGCCAGGCGGCAACACCAATTCCCCAAGATGCATGTACCGCACAAGAAAAAAAGTATCTTCTCACGGGGATCTTCTGCACCCCGAATATCATACGCAGAACCTCCTCGGGTGTCTGTGGATGCTCGACTGCCGAACCCGTCTATTCTCACTTGCAACGAACCTGTCCCCCTCCGTCTCATCGCTAAAAGGCTGACCGAGGGACCGGACGTAATCTTCCTCCAGATGTTGCAGGTGGAACTAATATCCTTTACGAAAATTTTGGCCCATGATCTTAACCGCACCGAAATTAACTCATGGCTTATCATGAGCCGCAGCAATCTGAGCATCCCATTGGGCAGGCCAGAGGACCCCGTAGGCACTGATTGGACCATTGATCCAAACCTTTGGAATCGGTCTCCCTTACCTAACTCGGTGGCACCGTCATTTGAGACATGTAATATTGAAAGATCTTACGAGCTGGAAATTCGACTGGGCTTAACTTATGGAGTCCAG CCTCAGCTTAGTGTTCTGCCCCTGCGATTGCCAGTCAGAGTGTTCTCGGGAATTGCCCCACCGCAGGCCCTCCTGGATGCGATGGCCGCTGCATCACTTCAGTCATCTGCCTCTAAGATGAAACCCCAGCCCAGCTTGCCAATAGAGGCGGGAAACAGCCGACCGCCCGTGCCACCACGGCCAACAGGCGAGCCTGTACCCGTCAACTCCGGAGATATATATGACGATGCACCACCCAGTTACGAGGATACAATGGGAGACCACCTGAGTCCAGTGGACGGACCGCGCCGCGA CCCAACCGGGCAAGGCGCTTGA
- a CDS encoding RNA polymerase I subunit Rpa43, putative has protein sequence MAIDAMEIDSLPLRTADAERKRKSKKDASAASPSKKRKQTSSSKATPQQVQGSNPESPFTLTTATLYLPLSPISISPTHALASLLAEHLSPLLLTYFPPLKGVVLAYSNASISSKPPASPRSSFDLNPQPLTLATTADEYGVLYVYLTATFLVFRPKRGQTLDGWVNVQSEGFLGAVVFNLFSVGVERKRLPSNWKWVPPGEEAETPAVAYDDSGSDKDMADFDAEKECFRPTTLSAEEIPIDGEEDESAHTGYFQSVSGHRVNGSVRFRVVDVDVIPGSERDRGFLSIEGTMLSVEEEEKLLESERQGQSLPPSFYSSHQKVSGSIPVMSVPAASAVQELSTVDVHLEPSPKKEKKEKKEKKEKKEKKEKKEKKEKTEKTEKKEKKSKSSKSKTKDE, from the coding sequence ATGGCAATTGACGCAATGGAAATCGATAGCCTGCCGCTACGCACAGCGGACGCAGAGCGCAAGCGCAAGTCCAAGAAGGACGCATCCGCCGCATCACCATCCAAAAAGCGAAAGCAAACCTCTTCCTCAAAAGCAACTCCACAACAAGTCCAAGGCTCAAATCCCGAGTCTCCCTTCACCCTCACAACAGCAACCCTCTACCTGCCCCTGTcgcccatctccatctcgCCGACGCACGCGCTGGCCTCGCTGCTGGCCGAGCATCTCTCGCCACTGCTCCTGACCTACTTCCCACCACTGAAAGGTGTCGTCTTGGCCTACTCCAATGCCTCAATTTCCAGCAAGCCGCCGGCTAGTCCCCGCTCTTCTTTTGATCTGAATCCGCAGCCGCTCACGCTCGCTACAACAGCGGACGAGTACGGTGTCTTGTACGTCTACCTGACTGCCACATTCCTGGTGTTCCGGCCGAAGCGCGGACAGACCCTTGATGGATGGGTGAATGTGCAGTCGGAGGGATTCCTCGGCGCTGTCGTGTTCAATCTGTTCTCTGTCGGCGTTGAGCGCAAGCGTCTGCCCTCGAACTGGAAATGGGTTCCGCCTGGTGAGGAGGCTGAGACGCCGGCTGTGGCCTATGATGACTCAGGCTCTGACAAGGACATGGCGGATTTCGACGCTGAGAAGGAATGTTTCAGGCCTACTACACTTTCTGCGGAGGAGATCCCGATTGACGGCGAGGAGGATGAGTCTGCTCACACTGGGTATTTCCAATCTGTTTCCGGACACCGTGTGAATGGATCTGTGCGTTTCCGTGTTGTTGATGTGGATGTTATTCCCGGTTCTGAGCGGGATCGTGGGTTCCTCAGCATCGAGGGAACTATGCTTTCCgttgaggaggaggagaagcttttggaGTCTGAGCGCCAGGGACAGTCTTTGCCTCCCTCGTTCTATTCATCGCATCAGAAGGTCTCTGGTTCTATCCCCGTGATGAGCGTCCCGGCGGCGTCGGCGGTGCAGGAGCTCTCGACTGTGGATGTGCACCTTGAGCCCAGTcccaagaaggagaagaaggagaagaaggaaaagaaggagaagaaagagaagaaggagaagaaagagaagaaggaaaagactGAAAAGactgaaaagaaagaaaagaagtcCAAGTCTTCCAAGTCGAAGACCAAGGACGAATAA
- a CDS encoding Arrestin-like, N-terminal, with protein sequence MLPTTPPESQYGSPPASPVRRPASMMKVPRNTVDEESPPQYEPVAGDQLNPPQTVQRQPSWNNLRPMNLGVPNRKPVPRSPNPKG encoded by the coding sequence ATGCTACCTACCACACCACCGGAATCCCAATATGGATCGCCTCCCGCATCCCCCGTGAGACGTCCAGCGAGTATGATGAAAGTTCCTCGAAACACCGTTGATGAAGAAAGCCCGCCACAGTATGAGCCTGTTGCGGGGGATCAGCTGAACCCTCCCCAAACTGTGCAACGCCAGCCTTCATGGAATAATCTTCGTCCTATGAACTTGGGTGTTCCTAATCGGAAGCCTGTGCCACGAAGTCCGAATCCTAAAGGCTAA
- a CDS encoding AIF-like mitochondrial oxidoreductase (Nfrl), putative — translation MSKEYKLKDISSFTSLNSLDKIEAEIEGIEDGKVLLVKLDGIVHALSPRCTHYGAPLKNGVVTGDGRLTCPWHGACYNVTTGDVEDAPAPNALNKFEVFEREGGVYIIAKEEDVKAGQRNPVVKCSVSQPKERLVVVGGGSGTLGLIQALRELKYPGSITIISQEPDLIIDRTKLSKALITDPAKIQWRPREWYTEAAIETITDEVTAVDFEQKSITTRSGRNISYTKLVLATGGVPRRLPLQGFKGELNNIFTLRTIQDVESILAAAGQEKRNVVVIGSSFIGMEVGNALSKSHNVTIVGMETSPMERVMGTQVGRIFQSNLEKAGIKFNLSANVSHATASPSNTHSVGAVHLKDGTTLPADVVILGVGVRPATDFLRENKSVTLEKDGSIKTTSHFLVPGLQDSVFAVGDIATYPYHGPGADAAGSPVRIEHWNVAQNAGRAAARAIVHAQRGPLSSLKHKAFIPVFWSALGAQLRYCGNPVNGYDDVVLQEKGEAKFVAFYTAGETVVAVATMGVDPVMTKSAELMRVGKMPGKREIVGGVDVLAVKI, via the exons ATGTCCAAAGAATACAAACTCAAAGATATCTCCTCCTTCACATCCCTCAACTCTCTAGACAAAATCGAGGCTGAAATAGAAGGAATTGAAGATGGGAAAGTTCTCCTCGTCAAGCTGGACGGCATAGTCCATGCCCTTAGTCCGCGGTGCACGCATTATGGAGCGCCACTGAAGAATGGCGTCGTGACTGGAGATGGAAGGCTTACATGTCCCTGGCATGGAG CCTGCTACAACGTCACAACTGGCGATGTTGAGGATGCCCCAGCCCCCAACGCGCTGAACAAGTTCGAAGTCTTCGAAAGAGAAGGTGGCGTGTACATCAttgccaaagaagaagatgtaAAAGCAGGACAGCGCAATCCAGTTGTGAAATGTAGCGTGTCACAGCCGAAGGAGAGGTTGGTTGTTGTTGGAGG AGGAAGTGGAACTCTTGGCCTGATTCAAGCCCTCCGGGAGCTAAAATACCCCGGATCAATTACTATCATTTCCCAAGAGCCCGATCTAATCATAGATCGAACCAAGCTATCTAAAGCCCTAATCACAGACCCAGCGAAGATCCAATGGCGGCCACGAGAGTGGTACACCGAAGCCGCCATAGAAACCATCACAGATGAAGTGACAGCCGTGGACTTCGAACAAAAATCCATCACCACCAGATCCGGCCGAAACATTTCTTACACAAAACTGGTTCTAGCAACAGGCGGTGTCCCCCGCAGACTCCCGCTACAGGGCTTCAAAGGCGAACTGAACAATATCTTTACCCTCCGCACAATCCAAGACGTGGAGTCCATCCTAGCAGCCGCCGgccaagaaaaaagaaacgtAGTGGTGATTGGCAGCTCCTTCATCGGCATGGAAGTCGGCAACGCACTCTCAAAATCCCACAACGTGACAATAGTAGGCATGGAAACCTCCCCAATGGAGCGCGTTATGGGCACTCAAGTCGGCCGAATCTTCCAATCAAACCTAGAAAAGGCCGGCATCAAATTCAACCTCTCGGCAAACGTGAGCCACGCAACAGCGTCCCCTTCAAACACTCACAGCGTCGGTGCAGTTCACCTAAAAGACGGAACAACCCTCCCAGCCGACGTCGTCATCCTAGGCGTCGGTGTCCGTCCAGCAACAGACTTCCTCCGTGAGAACAAATCCGTTACCCTCGAAAAAGACGGCTCCATCAAAACAACTTCCCACTTCCTCGTCCCAGGACTGCAAGACTCTGTCTTTGCAGTCGGTGATATAGCAACATACCCCTACCACGGCCCTGGTGCTGATGCTGCCGGCTCGCCAGTCCGTATCGAGCACTGGAACGTCGCGCAGAATGCGGGACGTGCGGCTGCACGCGCAATCGTACATGCGCAGCGCGGTCCGTTGTCGTCGTTGAAACACAAAGCGTTTATTCCGGTGTTTTGGTCGGCGCTTGGGGCGCAGTTGAGGTACTGCGGAAATCCAGTCAACGGGtatgatgatgttgttttgCAGGAGAAGGGGGAGGCAAAGTTTGTTGCCTTTTATACGGCTGGGGAGACCGTTGTGGCGGTTGCTACTATGGGGGTTGATCCGGTTATGACCAAGTCTGCGGAGTTGATGAGGGTTGGGAAGATGCCTGGGAAGCGGGAGATCGTTGGTGGTGTGGATGTTTTGGCGGTCAAGATTTGA
- a CDS encoding INO80 complex, subunit Ies4, with the protein MPAATPNGRSRAGAKNSSNSLMVILKLSGDALQQFASPKIKLSQNNTPNNKPNDNFSPASSTELPPVRPSSADNGSDADAMSTPATGATAGDTPRRKGVPGPKPGNKRTKEQTDPTAKSRGRPGPKKKPRLDEGDATKIPAAQRLGPKANTGAINAGLRALDRTGAACRKWERKPLQLRSFTGIMWQLPSWRTPGISKSDDSVNGKVSAMQSGDSDTKPMLHAPGTDTANGSSAVPSEKSHSGDGDVTPASHIVEPSSPAIAMTA; encoded by the exons ATGCCCGCCGCCACTCCAAATGGTCGCTCTCGCGCTGGAGCTAAGAATTCATCCAACTCCTTGATGGTGATTCTCAAGCTATCTGGAGATGCTCTCCAGCAGTTCGCCAGCCCCAAGATCAAGCTCAGCCAAAATAATACCCCCAACAATAAACCCAACGACAACTTCTCACCAGCCTCATCCACCGAGCTCCCTCCAGTCCGTCCATCTTCTGCCGACAATGGTTCAGACGCCGACGCCATGTCTACACCTGCTACGGGGGCAACTGCAGGCGATACACCACGTCGGAAGGGCGTTCCGGGTCCCAAGCCCGGCaacaaaagaacaaaagaacAAACCGACCCTACTGCAAAGTCACGGGGACGTCCTGGCCCCAAGAAAAAGCCCAGACT TGACGAAGGCGACGCCACAAAAATCCCAGCTGCACAGCGCCTGGGACCAAAAGCCAATACGGGAGCCATTAATGCCGGTCTGCGCGCGCTAGACCGCACCGGAGCCGCGTGTCGTAAATGGGAGCGCAAACCCCTACAACTACGCAGTTTCACCGGCATTATGTGGCAACTCCCATCCTGGCGCACACCAGGCATATCCAAGTCCGACGACTCGGTCAATGGCAAGGTTTCAGCAATGCAAAGTGGCGATAGCGACACCAAGCCTATGCTCCATGCCCCCGGCACTGACACGGCCAATGGCAGCAGTGCTGTTCCTAGTGAGAAGAGTCACTCCGGAGATGGCGATGTCACCCCCGCTTCTCATATTGTTGAGCCCTCGTCGCCGGCCATTGCTATGACAGCTTGA
- a CDS encoding Membrane associated DnaJ chaperone, putative, with protein MASLLPFFGWAILPNYATSFLQSVYYGITIRAGEPKPLPQTPRYERHRRRIFIFVITSYLLYTLYETFYQVQLAGDYYQALGVSPFANERAIKSRFRRLAAQYHPDKVGLDSGSDAYFLYLRQAQETLVDPVKRFAYDRFGTDMLGWGEQKTMRDFLMTSLVKSIVPQYIGGLVTMLVLNWLWWANWGRYWRFYTFAALLTLELGLITHPQAVFMPTAYLPVALQAWLPKNSFYLLPFQILTLARRASIMLHIFISQAAPPTAKVAGNGNGKDKISPQTVQQIRELIQLTRSTDMEATRMLQMGLAPFRGDRASISTLRRGMKEGLILGGVRSSPEVQRAVAQVVERRKAEGDSKRN; from the exons ATGGCCTcgcttcttcctttcttcggATGGGCTATTCTTCCCAAT TATGCCACATCGTTCCTGCAATCCGTCTACTATGGCATCACTATCCGTGCTGGCGAACCCAAGCCACTCCCTCAAACTCCACGATATGAGCGTCATCGTCGCCgtatcttcatcttcgtaATCACAAGCTACCTCCTCTATACACTCTACGAGACCTTTTACCAGGTACAACTTGCAGGCGATTACTACCAAGCCCTGGGTGTATCACCTTTTGCCAACGAACGCGCAATCAAGTCGCGATTCCGCCGGCTCGCAGCTCAGTATCACCCCGACAAAGTCGGGCTAGACAGCGGATCCGATGCTTACTTCCTGTACCTTCGACAGGCGCAGGAAACATTGGTGGACCCGGTGAAGCGATTTGCGTACGACCGGTTCGGGACAGATATGCTCGGATGGGGAGAGCAGAAAACCATGCGTGACTTCTTGATGACCTCGTTGGTCAAGTCGATCGTCCCGCAATACATCGGCGGGCTTGTCACAATGCTTGTACTTAACTGGCTGTGGTGGGCGAATTGGGGCCGTTAT TGGCGCTTCTACACGTTCGCCGCATTGCTGACCCTCGAACTTGGCTTGATTACGCATCCCCAGGCTGTGTTCATGCCCACTGCATACCTTCCCGTCGCACTACAAGCTTGGCTCCCGAAGAACTCATTCTACCTCCTTCCCTTCCAGATCCTGACGCTAGCACGCCGCGCCTCCATCATGCTGCACATCTTCATCTCGCAGGCCGCACCGCCCACCGCCAaagttgctggaaatgggAATGGCAAAGATAAGATATCACCGCAGACTGTCCAGCAGATCAGAGAATTGATCCAGTTGACACGCAGCACGGATATGGAGGCGACGCGGATGCTGCAGATGGGTCTGGCACCTTTCCGTGGTGACCGTGCAAGTATATCAACCCTCCGGCGGGGTATGAAGGAAGGGCTCATCCTCGGCGGAGTGCGGTCCAGTCCTGAGGTGCAACGTGCCGTGGCACAAGTAGTTGAACGACGCAAAGCTGAGGGTGACAGTAAGCGCAATTGA